A portion of the Drosophila sechellia strain sech25 chromosome 2R, ASM438219v1, whole genome shotgun sequence genome contains these proteins:
- the LOC6620873 gene encoding probable G-protein coupled receptor Mth-like 3 yields the protein MLLSSNTFKNSTCKMRIVIGSITAVLLLLLQNSNAEIPGCDFFDTVDISKAQRFSNGSYLYEGLLIPAHLTAKYDYKLLADDSKEKVASHVRGCACHLRPCIRFCCPQYQEMNMGVCYGDMSEDELNKHDPFVNVTLSDGSVVRRHFKEDLIVQSDLAKPGCPRMYFMNHELPGNEFTLFENGSLLRHWDNAELSKREYCVQHLSFTGDNIRIAPHFCPLSSEHSRTWKTVAIVISMICIVLTISVYLYVKKLRNLHGKCFICYLASLFLGYLFLLLNVWKYSSHFCVTAGFMGYFSVIAAFFWLSVISLTLWNSFSGNSGWLNRFLPDNPFLAYNVYAWGIPLLMTAITYIADQVVDDENLRPRVGVGKSCWIYTGDMTVMIYFYGPMLLLIAFNITMFVLTAFRIMKVKKEAQNFTQQQNTTNRLNSDKQTYTLFLRLFIIMGLS from the exons ATGTTGCTCTCTTCTAACACATTTAAGAATTCGACATGT AAAATGCGAATAGTTATTGGATCGATCACCGCAGttcttttgcttttattgCAAAACTCAAATGCCGAAATTCCCGGTTGCGACTTCTTTGACACCGTAGATATTTCAAAAGCGCAAAGGTTCTCGAACGGATCGTACCTCTACGAAGGCTTGCTGATCCCCGCCCACTTGACTGCTAAGTATGACTACAAGCTCCTGGCCGACGACTCGAAGGAGAAGGTGGCGAGCCACGTACGAGGATGTGCCTGCCACCTTAGGCCCTGCATCCGGTTTTGCTGCCCCCAGTACCAAGAGATGAATATGGGCGTGTGCTACGGCGACATGTCAGAGGACGAGCTGAACAAGCACGATCCCTTCGTGAACGTGACGCTCAGCGACGGGTCGGTGGTCAGGAGACACTTCAAGGAGGACCTGATCGTGCAGTCGGACCTGGCCAAGCCCGGATGTCCCCGGATGTACTTTATGAATCACGAACTGCCGGGCAACGAATTCACGCTGTTTGAG AATGGATCTCTTCTGCGTCACTGGGACAATGCGGAACTGAGCAAGCGGGAGTACTGTGTCCAGCATCTTTCATTCACAGGTGATAATATCCGAATTGCACCCCACTTCTGTCCACTTTCGTCTGAGCACTCGAGAACGTGGAAGACCGTTG CGATTGTGATATCCATGATATGCATAGTCCTAACGATCAGCGTGTACCTCTATGTCAAGAAGCTTCGCAACCTGCACGGAAAGTGTTTCATTTGCTACTTGGCCTCCTTGTTCCTCGGCTATCTCTTCCTGCTCCTCAACGTGTGGAAATACTCCTCCCACTTCTGCGTTACAGCAG GGTTCATGGGCTACTTCTCCGTCATCGCCGCGTTCTTTTGGCTTTCTGTCATCAGTCTTACTCTCTGGAATTCGTTTAGTGGCAACTCCGGCTGGCTGAACCGTTTCTTGCCAGATAATCCGTTCCTTGCATACAACGTATATGCCTGGGGCATACCGCTACTCATGACTGCAATCACCTATATAGCTGACCAGGTGGTTGATGACGAGAATTTGAGACCCCGCGTGGGCGTCGGAAAAAGTTGTTGGATCTACA CTGGGGATATGACTGTCATGATCTACTTCTATGGTCCGATGCTGTTGCTAATCGCTTTCAACATAACAATGTTTGTCCTGACGGCTTTTCGTATAATGAAAGTGAAGAAGGAAGCCCAAAACTTTACTCAACAGCAAAACACAACCAATAGGCTCAACTCGGACAAGCAGAC TTACACCCTATTCCTGCGACTCTTCATCATCATGGGCTTGTCGTGA
- the LOC116800293 gene encoding probable G-protein coupled receptor Mth-like 4 isoform X1 has product MFFVLVVPFKPCKMRILDVLLIAVLFLLMPKSNAEIPGCDFFDTVDISKAQRFSNGSYLYEGLLIPAHLTAKYDYKLLADDSKEKVASHVRGCACHLRPCIRFCCPQYQEMNMGVCYGDMSEDKLNKHDPFVNVTLSDGSVVRRHFKEDLIVQSDLAKPGCPRMYFMNHELPGNKFTLFENGSLLRHWDNAELSKREYCVQHLSFIGDSIRIAPHFCPLSSEHSRTWKTVAMVISMICIVLTISVYLYVKKLRNLHGKCFICYLASLFLGYLFLLLNVWKYSSHFCVTAGFMGYFSVIAAFFWLSVIGIHLRITFSTPSNGLNRFLPDNPFLAYNVYAWGIPLLMTAITYIADQVVDDENLRPRVGVGKSCWIYTGDMTVMIYFYGPMLLLIAFNITMFVLSALDIYNTKLSVHGFAKKQETNQQLNDQQLFTIFLRLFIIMGLSWSFEILSFLMSKQQAWAEALKVADYFNWSQGTIIFALFILKPSVLKLLIPGCRNLPGSHHNPRSKAARYNSTHTACEEGSIADPNAV; this is encoded by the exons ATGTTTTTTGTGTTAGTCGTTCCATTTAAACCTTGT AAAATGCGGATATTAGATGTTTTGTTAATCGCAGTTCTTTTTCTGCTGATGCCAAAATCAAATGCCGAAATTCCCGGTTGCGACTTCTTTGACACCGTAGATATTTCAAAAGCGCAAAGGTTCTCGAACGGATCGTACCTCTACGAAGGCTTGCTGATCCCCGCCCACTTGACTGCTAAGTATGACTACAAGCTCCTGGCCGACGACTCGAAGGAGAAGGTGGCGAGCCACGTACGAGGATGTGCCTGCCACCTTAGGCCCTGCATCCGGTTTTGCTGCCCCCAGTACCAAGAGATGAATATGGGCGTGTGCTACGGCGACATGTCAGAGGACAAGCTGAACAAGCACGATCCCTTCGTGAACGTGACGCTCAGCGACGGGTCGGTGGTCAGAAGACACTTCAAGGAGGACCTGATCGTGCAGTCGGACCTGGCCAAGCCCGGATGTCCCCGGATGTACTTTATGAATCACGAACTGCCGGGCAACAAATTCACGCTGTTTGAG AATGGATCTCTTCTGCGTCACTGGGACAATGCGGAACTGAGCAAGCGGGAGTACTGCGTCCAGCATCTTTCATTCATAGGTGATAGTATCCGAATTGCACCCCACTTCTGTCCACTTTCGTCTGAGCACTCGAGAACGTGGAAGACCGTTG CGATGGTGATATCCATGATATGCATAGTGCTAACGATCAGCGTGTACCTCTATGTCAAGAAGCTTCGCAACCTGCACGGAAAGTGTTTCATTTGCTACTTGGCCTCCTTGTTCCTCGGCTATCTCTTCCTGCTCCTCAACGTGTGGAAATACTCCTCCCACTTCTGCGTTACAGCAG GGTTCATGGGCTACTTCTCCGTCATCGCCGCGTTCTTTTGGCTTTCTGTGATTGGAATACACTTGCGGATTACGTTCAGTACACCCTCTAACGGTTTGAATCGATTCCTGCCAGATAATCCGTTCCTTGCATACAACGTATATGCCTGGGGCATACCGCTACTCATGACTGCAATCACCTATATAGCTGACCAGGTGGTTGATGACGAGAATTTGAGACCCCGCGTGGGCGTCGGAAAAAGTTGTTGGATCTACA CTGGGGATATGACTGTCATGATCTACTTCTATGGTCCGATGCTGTTGCTAATCGCTTTCAACATAACAATGTTTGTCCTTTCGGCGCTTGACATATATAACACAAAGCTCAGTGTGCATGGCTTCGCCAAAAAGCAAGAAACAAACCAACAGCTAAATGACCAACAAtt GTTTACTATATTCCTGCGACTTTTTATCATCATGGGCTTGTCGTGGAGCTTTGAGATATTATCCTTTTTGATGAGCAAACAGCAAGCTTGGGCTGAGGCTTTAAAGGTGGCTGACTACTTTAACTGGTCCCAGGGTACTATAATATTCGcgctttttattttaaagccTAGCGTTCTAAAACTGCTAATACCAGG GTGTCGAAACCTCCCAGGAAGTCACCATAATCCGAGATCAAAAGCAGCTCGATATAATTCAACTCATACGGCTTGTGAAGAAGGATCGATTGCGGATCCAAACGCAGTGTAG
- the LOC6620874 gene encoding probable G-protein coupled receptor Mth-like 3 isoform X1: MYIFMHVIGSITAVLLLLLQNSNAEIPGCDFFDTVDISKAQRFSNGSYLYEGLLIPAHLIAKYDYKLLADDSKEKVASHVRGCACHLRPCIRFCCPQYQKMNMSVCYGDMSEDELNKHDPFVNVTLSDGSVVRRHFKEDLIVQSDLAKRGCPRMYFMNHELPGNEFTLFENGSLLRHWDNAELSKREYCVQHLSFIGDSIRIAPHFCPLSSEHSRTWKTVAIVISMICIVLTISVYLYVKKLRNLHGKCFICYLASLFLGYLFLLLNMWKYSSHFCVTAGFMGYFSVIAAFFWLSVISLTLWNSFSGNSGWLNRFLPQDRFLSYNLYAWGMALLLTAITYIADQVVDDENLRPRVGVGKNCWIYTGDMTVMIYFYGPMLLLIAFNITMFVLTAFRIMKVKKEAQNFTQQQNTTNRLNSDKQTYTLFLRLFIIMGLSWSLEIVSFLLSKKQAWAKAFMVADYFNWSQGTIIFVLFVLRPSTLKLLKERIKGGRNEVGASDEHISLQNTKIEPSVF; the protein is encoded by the exons atgtacatatttatgcATGTTATTGGATCGATCACCGCAGttcttttgcttttattgCAAAACTCAAATGCCGAAATTCCCGGTTGCGACTTCTTTGACACCGTAGATATTTCAAAAGCGCAAAGGTTCTCGAACGGATCGTACCTCTACGAAGGCTTGCTGATCCCCGCCCACTTGATTGCTAAGTATGACTACAAGCTCCTGGCCGACGACTCGAAGGAGAAGGTGGCGAGCCACGTACGAGGATGTGCCTGCCACCTTAGGCCCTGCATCCGGTTTTGCTGCCCCCAGTACCAAAAGATGAATATGAGCGTGTGCTACGGCGACATGTCAGAGGACGAGCTGAACAAGCACGATCCCTTCGTGAACGTGACGCTCAGCGACGGGTCGGTGGTCAGGAGACACTTCAAGGAGGACCTGATCGTGCAGTCGGACCTGGCCAAGCGCGGATGTCCCCGGATGTACTTTATGAATCACGAACTGCCGGGCAACGAATTCACGCTGTTTGAG AATGGATCTCTTCTGCGTCACTGGGACAATGCGGAACTGAGCAAGCGGGAGTACTGCGTCCAGCATCTTTCATTCATAGGTGATAGTATCCGAATTGCACCCCACTTCTGTCCACTTTCGTCTGAGCACTCGAGAACGTGGAAGACCGTTG CGATTGTGATATCCATGATATGCATAGTCCTAACGATCAGCGTGTACCTCTATGTCAAGAAGCTTCGCAACCTGCACGGAAAGTGTTTCATTTGCTACTTGGCCTCCTTGTTCCTCGGCTATCTCTTCCTGCTCCTCAACATGTGGAAATACTCCTCCCACTTCTGCGTTACAGCAG GGTTCATGGGCTACTTCTCCGTCATCGCCGCGTTCTTTTGGCTTTCTGTCATCAGTCTTACTCTCTGGAATTCGTTTAGTGGCAACTCCGGCTGGCTGAACCGTTTCTTGCCACAGGATCGGTTCCTTTCTTACAACTTATACGCCTGGGGCATGGCGCTGCTCCTGACTGCAATAACATATATAGCTGACCAGGTGGTTGATGACGAGAATTTGAGACCCCGCGTGGGCGTCGGAAAAAATTGTTGGATCTACA CTGGGGATATGACTGTCATGATCTACTTCTATGGTCCGATGCTGTTGCTAATCGCTTTCAACATAACAATGTTTGTCCTGACGGCTTTTCGTATAATGAAAGTGAAGAAGGAAGCCCAAAACTTTACTCAACAGCAAAACACAACCAATAGGCTCAACTCGGACAAGCAGAC TTACACCCTATTCCTGCGACTCTTCATCATCATGGGCTTGTCGTGGAGCTTGGAAATAGTCTCGTTTTTGTTGAGCAAAAAGCAGGCTTGGGCCAAGGCTTTTATGGTGGCTGACTACTTCAATTGGTCCCAGGGCACCATCATATTTGTGCTCTTTGTTCTGAGGCCCAGCACACTGAAGCTCCTGAAGGAACG GATTAAGGGTGGGAGGAATGAAGTCGGCGCCAGCGATGAACATATCTCACTTCAGAATACAAAAATTGAACCCAGTGTTTTTTAA
- the LOC6620874 gene encoding probable G-protein coupled receptor Mth-like 3 isoform X2 → MYIFMHVIGSITAVLLLLLQNSNAEIPGCDFFDTVDISKAQRFSNGSYLYEGLLIPAHLIAKYDYKLLADDSKEKVASHVRGCACHLRPCIRFCCPQYQKMNMSVCYGDMSEDELNKHDPFVNVTLSDGSVVRRHFKEDLIVQSDLAKRGCPRMYFMNHELPGNEFTLFENGSLLRHWDNAELSKREYCVQHLSFIGDSIRIAPHFCPLSSEHSRTWKTVAIVISMICIVLTISVYLYVKKLRNLHGKCFICYLASLFLGYLFLLLNMWKYSSHFCVTAGFMGYFSVIAAFFWLSVISLTLWNSFSGNSGWLNRFLPQDRFLSYNLYAWGMALLLTAITYIADQVVDDENLRPRVGVGKNCWIYTGDMTVMIYFYGPMLLLIAFNITMFVLTAFRIMKVKKEAQNFTQQQNTTNRLNSDKQTYTLFLRLFIIMGLSWSLEIVSFLLSKKQAWAKAFMVADYFNWSQGTIIFVLFVLRPSTLKLLKERRAIKARSKQLLPGYAQMLLDTNTRH, encoded by the exons atgtacatatttatgcATGTTATTGGATCGATCACCGCAGttcttttgcttttattgCAAAACTCAAATGCCGAAATTCCCGGTTGCGACTTCTTTGACACCGTAGATATTTCAAAAGCGCAAAGGTTCTCGAACGGATCGTACCTCTACGAAGGCTTGCTGATCCCCGCCCACTTGATTGCTAAGTATGACTACAAGCTCCTGGCCGACGACTCGAAGGAGAAGGTGGCGAGCCACGTACGAGGATGTGCCTGCCACCTTAGGCCCTGCATCCGGTTTTGCTGCCCCCAGTACCAAAAGATGAATATGAGCGTGTGCTACGGCGACATGTCAGAGGACGAGCTGAACAAGCACGATCCCTTCGTGAACGTGACGCTCAGCGACGGGTCGGTGGTCAGGAGACACTTCAAGGAGGACCTGATCGTGCAGTCGGACCTGGCCAAGCGCGGATGTCCCCGGATGTACTTTATGAATCACGAACTGCCGGGCAACGAATTCACGCTGTTTGAG AATGGATCTCTTCTGCGTCACTGGGACAATGCGGAACTGAGCAAGCGGGAGTACTGCGTCCAGCATCTTTCATTCATAGGTGATAGTATCCGAATTGCACCCCACTTCTGTCCACTTTCGTCTGAGCACTCGAGAACGTGGAAGACCGTTG CGATTGTGATATCCATGATATGCATAGTCCTAACGATCAGCGTGTACCTCTATGTCAAGAAGCTTCGCAACCTGCACGGAAAGTGTTTCATTTGCTACTTGGCCTCCTTGTTCCTCGGCTATCTCTTCCTGCTCCTCAACATGTGGAAATACTCCTCCCACTTCTGCGTTACAGCAG GGTTCATGGGCTACTTCTCCGTCATCGCCGCGTTCTTTTGGCTTTCTGTCATCAGTCTTACTCTCTGGAATTCGTTTAGTGGCAACTCCGGCTGGCTGAACCGTTTCTTGCCACAGGATCGGTTCCTTTCTTACAACTTATACGCCTGGGGCATGGCGCTGCTCCTGACTGCAATAACATATATAGCTGACCAGGTGGTTGATGACGAGAATTTGAGACCCCGCGTGGGCGTCGGAAAAAATTGTTGGATCTACA CTGGGGATATGACTGTCATGATCTACTTCTATGGTCCGATGCTGTTGCTAATCGCTTTCAACATAACAATGTTTGTCCTGACGGCTTTTCGTATAATGAAAGTGAAGAAGGAAGCCCAAAACTTTACTCAACAGCAAAACACAACCAATAGGCTCAACTCGGACAAGCAGAC TTACACCCTATTCCTGCGACTCTTCATCATCATGGGCTTGTCGTGGAGCTTGGAAATAGTCTCGTTTTTGTTGAGCAAAAAGCAGGCTTGGGCCAAGGCTTTTATGGTGGCTGACTACTTCAATTGGTCCCAGGGCACCATCATATTTGTGCTCTTTGTTCTGAGGCCCAGCACACTGAAGCTCCTGAAGGAACG ACGTGCCATCAAAGCGAGATCCAAGCAACTTCTACCCGGATATGCACAGATGTTATTAGACACGAATACTCGGCATTGA
- the LOC116800294 gene encoding uncharacterized protein LOC116800294, which yields MASKITIPVSDFENSKTPQQVGRRNLSYQNAGERLKRKLASNLASESDHDTSLLIHAATVSARKECKRDVAFVLKETLKTPEFPSESRMQIQCQKPTPLSPDEALAYLLENTLTKQQYISTRLLNKSHNSDIYPPYNEVIEAKLQCRPEGIEVMENTAQVLLQNLLDHTAQRLIKLQSDVFKEFPDIFKIKLICSYGFDGTTGHSAYKQKYETEALGTPISDQSLFVTSVIPIQIIDSFDRHIWINRAPQSIRFCRPLKIELIKETAVHIMMEKNQLDNQINNLTPFTYKYDENRDIEVSYEMHMTLIDGKVLNVLTDTKSTQCCPICGVSPTQMLKISNFSSETFVPKVKALQFGS from the exons ATGGCGTCTAAGATAACAATTCCTGttagtgattttgaaaactCCAAGACACCCCAGCAAGTGGGACGCCGAAACTTATCTTACCAAAATGCAGGAGaaagattaaaaaggaaactggCATCGAATCTGGCAAGTGAAAGTGACCACGACACAAGTCTTTTGATTCATGCAGCAACTGTTTCTGCTAGAAAAGAATGCAAGAGGGACGTTGCCTTTGTTCTTAAAGAAACTTTAAAAACACCAGAATTTCCAAGCGAATCGAGGATGCAAATTCAATGCCAAAAACCAACTCCTCTTTCACCAGATGAAGCTCTAGCTTATCTCCTGGAAAACACGCTGACAAAACAGCAATATATAAGCACAAggcttttaaataaaagccataACAGCGATATATATCCGCCGTATAATGAAGTGATCGAAGCTAAATTACAGTGCCGACCAGAGGGTATAGAAGTAATGGAAAACACTGCTCAAGTGCTATTACAAAATCTCTTGGATCATACAGCGCAAAGATTAATTAAGTTGCAATCTGATGTTTTCAAGGAATTTCCAGATatctttaaaatcaaattaatttgcagcTACGGATTTGATGGGACAACTGGTCATAGTGCTTACAAGCAGAAATATGAAACTGAAGCACTTGGCACACCAATTTCTGATCAATCTTTATTTGTAACTTCTGTCATACCCATACAAATTATAGATTCGTTTGATCGGCATATCTGGATAAACAGAGCACCGCAGTCCATTCGATTTTGCAGACCTCTAAAAATTGAGTTGATAAAGGAAACTGCTGTccacataatgatggaaaaaaatcagttagataatcaaattaataatcttACGCCATTCACTTATAAATATGATGAAAATCGTGACATAGAAGTTAGCTATGAAATGCACATGACACTTATAGATGGAAAAGTCCTAAACGTATTAACAGACACTAAATCTACTCAATGTTGTCCGATCTGTGGAGTCAGCCCAACACAAATGttgaaaatttcaaattttagtTCAGAAACCTTTGTACCAAAAGTAAAAGCTTTACAATTTGGG AGCTGA
- the LOC116800293 gene encoding probable G-protein coupled receptor Mth-like 4 isoform X2, producing MFFVLVVPFKPCKMRILDVLLIAVLFLLMPKSNAEIPGCDFFDTVDISKAQRFSNGSYLYEGLLIPAHLTAKYDYKLLADDSKEKVASHVRGCACHLRPCIRFCCPQYQEMNMGVCYGDMSEDKLNKHDPFVNVTLSDGSVVRRHFKEDLIVQSDLAKPGCPRMYFMNHELPGNKFTLFENGSLLRHWDNAELSKREYCVQHLSFIGDSIRIAPHFCPLSSEHSRTWKTVAMVISMICIVLTISVYLYVKKLRNLHGKCFICYLASLFLGYLFLLLNVWKYSSHFCVTAGFMGYFSVIAAFFWLSVIGIHLRITFSTPSNGLNRFLPDNPFLAYNVYAWGIPLLMTAITYIADQVVDDENLRPRVGVGKSCWIYSLLYSCDFLSSWACRGALRYYPF from the exons ATGTTTTTTGTGTTAGTCGTTCCATTTAAACCTTGT AAAATGCGGATATTAGATGTTTTGTTAATCGCAGTTCTTTTTCTGCTGATGCCAAAATCAAATGCCGAAATTCCCGGTTGCGACTTCTTTGACACCGTAGATATTTCAAAAGCGCAAAGGTTCTCGAACGGATCGTACCTCTACGAAGGCTTGCTGATCCCCGCCCACTTGACTGCTAAGTATGACTACAAGCTCCTGGCCGACGACTCGAAGGAGAAGGTGGCGAGCCACGTACGAGGATGTGCCTGCCACCTTAGGCCCTGCATCCGGTTTTGCTGCCCCCAGTACCAAGAGATGAATATGGGCGTGTGCTACGGCGACATGTCAGAGGACAAGCTGAACAAGCACGATCCCTTCGTGAACGTGACGCTCAGCGACGGGTCGGTGGTCAGAAGACACTTCAAGGAGGACCTGATCGTGCAGTCGGACCTGGCCAAGCCCGGATGTCCCCGGATGTACTTTATGAATCACGAACTGCCGGGCAACAAATTCACGCTGTTTGAG AATGGATCTCTTCTGCGTCACTGGGACAATGCGGAACTGAGCAAGCGGGAGTACTGCGTCCAGCATCTTTCATTCATAGGTGATAGTATCCGAATTGCACCCCACTTCTGTCCACTTTCGTCTGAGCACTCGAGAACGTGGAAGACCGTTG CGATGGTGATATCCATGATATGCATAGTGCTAACGATCAGCGTGTACCTCTATGTCAAGAAGCTTCGCAACCTGCACGGAAAGTGTTTCATTTGCTACTTGGCCTCCTTGTTCCTCGGCTATCTCTTCCTGCTCCTCAACGTGTGGAAATACTCCTCCCACTTCTGCGTTACAGCAG GGTTCATGGGCTACTTCTCCGTCATCGCCGCGTTCTTTTGGCTTTCTGTGATTGGAATACACTTGCGGATTACGTTCAGTACACCCTCTAACGGTTTGAATCGATTCCTGCCAGATAATCCGTTCCTTGCATACAACGTATATGCCTGGGGCATACCGCTACTCATGACTGCAATCACCTATATAGCTGACCAGGTGGTTGATGACGAGAATTTGAGACCCCGCGTGGGCGTCGGAAAAAGTTGTTGGATCTACA GTTTACTATATTCCTGCGACTTTTTATCATCATGGGCTTGTCGTGGAGCTTTGAGATATTATCCTTTTTGA